The Micavibrio sp. TMED2 genome includes a window with the following:
- a CDS encoding farnesyltranstransferase, which yields MTTAATRHKSTEASKDQGLQQLHAAFEPALEQVNHLIIERMQSSVPLIPQLAQYVVAAGGKRLRPLLTLASADLCDYAGDRHYGLAACVEFIHTATLLHDDVVDESAERRGQASANEIFGNKASVLVGDFLFTRAFELMVADGSLEVLRILSKASATIAEGEVMQLNATSDLTTDEATYLEVIRGKTAVLFAAACEVGAVVADQPTERIADLRNFGENLGMAFQLIDDVLDYSADRRDWGKEIGDDFREGKMTLPVVLSIAAAEQAKAQDEIDFWQRTIGDLDQQDSDLDHAIDLMNRHQALAQTRERAEHFANAAIDDLAAFPDSHATRALMINAVRASISRRY from the coding sequence ATGACCACTGCAGCCACGCGGCACAAATCGACAGAAGCGTCAAAGGATCAAGGTTTACAGCAGCTCCATGCGGCCTTTGAACCGGCGCTGGAGCAGGTCAACCATCTGATCATCGAACGTATGCAGTCCTCGGTGCCACTGATCCCACAACTGGCGCAATATGTGGTGGCGGCAGGTGGCAAGCGCCTGCGCCCGCTGCTGACCCTCGCCAGTGCCGATCTGTGCGACTATGCCGGTGACCGGCATTATGGCCTCGCTGCCTGTGTCGAGTTCATCCATACCGCGACCCTGCTCCATGACGATGTGGTCGATGAGAGCGCGGAGCGGCGCGGTCAGGCCTCGGCCAATGAGATATTCGGCAACAAGGCCAGCGTTCTGGTCGGCGACTTCCTGTTCACCCGCGCATTTGAGCTGATGGTCGCCGATGGCTCGCTCGAGGTGCTGCGCATCCTGTCGAAGGCATCGGCCACCATCGCCGAGGGCGAGGTCATGCAACTGAACGCCACCAGCGATCTGACCACCGATGAGGCGACCTATCTCGAGGTTATTCGCGGCAAGACCGCCGTGCTGTTTGCTGCCGCCTGTGAGGTTGGTGCCGTGGTTGCCGATCAACCGACAGAGCGGATCGCTGATCTGCGCAATTTCGGCGAAAATCTGGGCATGGCCTTCCAGCTGATCGATGACGTGCTCGACTATTCCGCTGACCGCCGCGACTGGGGCAAGGAAATCGGTGATGACTTCCGGGAAGGCAAGATGACCCTCCCCGTCGTCCTGTCGATTGCCGCAGCGGAACAGGCCAAGGCACAGGACGAAATCGACTTCTGGCAACGCACCATCGGCGATCTCGATCAACAGGACAGCGACCTTGATCATGCAATCGACCTGATGAACCGGCATCAGGCATTGGCCCAGACCAGAGAGCGGGCGGAGCATTTCGCCAATGCCGCGATTGACGACCTGGCTGCCTTCCCCGACAGCCATGCGACCCGCGCCTTGATGATCAATGCGGTTCGTGCCTCAATAAGCAGACGCTACTAA
- a CDS encoding glycine--tRNA ligase subunit beta: protein MADFLLELFSEEIPARMQAEAAAQLGKLLTEQFAAAGISHGKPTLYYGPRRLTAIIPDLPVATEAVSEERRGPRTDAPEKAIEGFMRGNGIESLDECVKRETPKGEFWFVIIETPAKQTADLLPGIIQHVVAHLPWPKSMRWSSGSARWVRPLQGILALFDGAGIEGSVDLGKGASLAFGMTTVGHRFHAPEPITVTDPADYVQQLRDAKVLVDPAERRWAIAENLDVAAKALGLTVKDDPGLLTEVMGLVELPVPLIGEIDSDFMDLPPEVLVTSMRSHQKYFALESADGSMAARFGVVSNMRTDDNGAQIIAGNERVLRARLADAKFFWDQDRKQPLEDYLPQLKAITFHDKLGTVAERVERLEALSGVIAAMLDNSNADQAKRAARLAKADLVSGMVGEFPELQGLMGRYYAEAAGEPAAVANAIADHYKPAGQSDEVPTGPVSIAVALAEKLDTLVGFFGIDEKPTGSRDPFALRRAALGIIRIVLENNLGLSINKLLAAAEYQYADQSKALQHDNGIDSLPAFFADRLKVVLREKGIRHDLIDAVFAEGGGDDLVRLVARVEALQELLGSDTGADLLAAYRRGANIVRKEREKQGANANGSGGSEPEEALLAEEAEKGLFTALAKVDADVSKLLSADDFTGAMRAFAELRQPVDRFFEEVMVNVEDEKVRANRLALLEACSSSYHQIADFSKIEG, encoded by the coding sequence ATGGCCGATTTTCTGCTCGAACTCTTCTCTGAAGAAATCCCTGCCCGTATGCAGGCCGAAGCTGCTGCCCAGCTCGGCAAGCTGCTGACCGAACAGTTTGCCGCTGCCGGTATCAGCCACGGCAAACCTACCCTGTATTACGGCCCGCGCCGCCTGACCGCGATCATCCCCGATCTGCCGGTCGCCACCGAGGCGGTTTCGGAAGAGCGCCGTGGCCCGCGCACCGATGCGCCGGAGAAGGCGATAGAGGGCTTCATGCGCGGCAACGGCATCGAAAGCCTCGATGAGTGCGTAAAACGCGAAACGCCAAAGGGCGAGTTCTGGTTCGTCATCATCGAAACCCCGGCCAAGCAAACCGCCGACTTGCTTCCCGGTATCATTCAGCATGTGGTCGCACATCTGCCATGGCCGAAATCCATGCGCTGGAGCAGCGGTTCTGCCCGCTGGGTCCGTCCGCTGCAGGGTATTCTGGCGCTGTTCGACGGTGCGGGGATCGAGGGTAGTGTCGATCTCGGTAAGGGCGCATCGCTCGCTTTCGGGATGACGACCGTGGGCCATCGCTTCCATGCGCCGGAGCCGATTACCGTTACCGATCCTGCCGACTATGTGCAGCAGTTGCGCGATGCCAAGGTGCTGGTCGATCCGGCAGAGCGGCGCTGGGCGATTGCCGAGAACCTCGACGTCGCCGCCAAGGCGCTTGGCCTGACCGTCAAGGATGATCCGGGCCTGCTCACCGAGGTCATGGGACTGGTTGAACTGCCGGTGCCGTTGATTGGTGAAATTGACAGTGATTTCATGGATTTGCCGCCGGAAGTTCTGGTCACTTCCATGCGCAGCCACCAGAAATATTTCGCCCTTGAGAGTGCCGATGGCAGCATGGCCGCCCGGTTCGGCGTGGTCTCCAATATGCGCACCGATGATAACGGCGCGCAGATCATTGCCGGTAACGAACGGGTCCTGCGGGCGCGTCTCGCCGATGCCAAGTTCTTCTGGGATCAGGATCGCAAGCAACCGCTCGAAGACTATCTGCCGCAGCTTAAGGCCATCACCTTCCACGACAAGCTCGGCACGGTGGCCGAACGGGTTGAGCGCCTTGAGGCGCTCTCCGGTGTTATCGCGGCCATGCTCGATAACAGCAATGCCGATCAGGCCAAGCGGGCAGCGCGTCTCGCCAAGGCCGATCTCGTCTCCGGTATGGTTGGCGAGTTCCCGGAACTTCAGGGGCTGATGGGGCGTTACTACGCTGAAGCCGCCGGGGAACCGGCAGCCGTCGCCAATGCGATTGCCGATCATTACAAGCCGGCAGGGCAGTCCGATGAAGTGCCCACCGGCCCGGTCAGCATCGCGGTTGCGCTGGCTGAAAAGCTGGACACGCTGGTTGGCTTCTTCGGGATTGATGAAAAGCCCACCGGCAGCCGTGACCCATTCGCGCTCCGCCGGGCGGCGCTGGGGATCATCAGAATTGTTCTGGAGAATAATTTGGGGCTGTCTATCAACAAGTTGCTGGCTGCTGCGGAATATCAATACGCCGATCAATCCAAGGCGTTGCAGCATGATAACGGCATTGATTCCCTGCCTGCCTTCTTCGCCGACCGTCTCAAGGTTGTGCTGCGTGAGAAGGGGATTCGTCACGACCTGATTGATGCGGTCTTTGCCGAGGGTGGTGGGGATGATCTGGTGCGTCTTGTCGCCCGGGTTGAGGCATTGCAGGAACTGCTCGGTAGCGATACCGGCGCCGATCTGCTCGCCGCCTATCGACGTGGTGCCAATATCGTGCGCAAGGAGCGTGAGAAACAGGGTGCTAATGCCAATGGGAGCGGCGGCAGCGAGCCGGAGGAGGCCCTGCTCGCCGAAGAGGCCGAGAAGGGGCTGTTCACCGCGCTTGCCAAGGTGGATGCCGATGTTTCCAAGCTGCTGAGTGCTGACGACTTTACCGGTGCCATGCGCGCCTTTGCCGAATTACGCCAGCCCGTTGACCGCTTCTTTGAGGAAGTGATGGTCAATGTGGAGGATGAGAAAGTCCGGGCGAACCGTCTGGCCCTGCTGGAGGCCTGTTCCAGCTCCTATCATCAAATCGCCGATTTCTCGAAAATTGAGGGATAA
- a CDS encoding glycine--tRNA ligase subunit alpha, which yields MCTPVSQKSAPSFQDLILRLHNFWSEQGCVILQPYDMEVGAGTFHPATTLRALGPEPWNAAYVQPSRRPTDGRYGENPNRLQHYYQYQVIMKPSPADPQALYLDSLRAIGLDLDQHDIRFVEDDWESPTLGAWGLGWEVWCDGMEVTQFTYFQQVGGIECDPIPVELTYGLERLAMYLQGVENVYDLDFNGRGVKYGDVFLRAEQEYSAHNFEHANTEMLLQHFKDAEAECASLLAQELALPAYDQCIKASHVFNLLDARGVISVVERQSYILRVRELARRCCEVWVSKPASAMAARAANASVAAE from the coding sequence ATTTGCACACCCGTGTCACAGAAATCGGCACCGAGTTTTCAGGACCTGATCCTGCGTCTCCATAATTTCTGGTCTGAGCAGGGCTGCGTGATTCTGCAGCCATACGATATGGAAGTGGGGGCGGGCACATTCCACCCGGCAACCACCCTGCGCGCGCTCGGGCCTGAGCCATGGAACGCCGCCTATGTTCAGCCGTCACGCCGTCCCACCGATGGCCGTTATGGCGAGAACCCGAACCGGCTTCAGCATTACTACCAGTATCAGGTGATCATGAAGCCGAGCCCGGCTGATCCGCAGGCGCTGTATCTCGACAGCCTGCGTGCCATCGGCCTCGATCTGGACCAGCACGACATCCGCTTTGTCGAGGATGACTGGGAAAGCCCGACACTGGGTGCCTGGGGCCTCGGCTGGGAAGTCTGGTGCGACGGCATGGAAGTGACCCAGTTCACCTATTTCCAGCAGGTCGGCGGCATTGAATGCGATCCGATCCCGGTCGAGCTGACTTACGGCCTCGAACGCCTCGCGATGTATCTGCAGGGCGTCGAGAATGTCTACGACCTCGATTTCAACGGTCGCGGTGTGAAATACGGTGATGTGTTCTTGCGTGCTGAGCAGGAATATTCCGCCCACAACTTCGAGCACGCCAATACCGAGATGCTGCTCCAGCACTTCAAGGATGCCGAGGCGGAATGCGCGAGCCTGCTGGCACAGGAACTGGCGCTGCCAGCCTATGACCAGTGCATCAAGGCGAGCCATGTGTTCAACCTGCTCGATGCCCGCGGCGTGATCAGCGTGGTCGAGCGGCAATCCTATATCCTGCGGGTCCGTGAACTGGCGCGCCGCTGTTGCGAGGTCTGGGTTTCCAAACCTGCCAGCGCCATGGCTGCCCGTGCGGCCAATGCCAGCGTAGCGGCGGAGTAA
- a CDS encoding mechanosensitive ion channel protein MscS, with product MEFFAPLIDQLKIYLDQSLRLLPQILLAGFVLFLAWLISLGVKRSLVAVLTTSKMRPALVQVIRMLSGIAIMIFGLLLAITIAFPSVTPAKMLGAIGLGGVAIGLAFRETLENFISGVMIMVRKPMRIGDLIEVDDVSGRIEQITMRDTYVRKLSNELILMPNAKIYKNAVEIITDLAERRHQLIVGVAYGEDAARARDVIEEAVRSVKSINTNRGVEVYAREFNSSSIDFTVRWWAGSEERDMHRTRSDIVIAIKQALDDAGIEIPFPYRTLTFKGDVPIAGLGDTDTGSED from the coding sequence ATGGAATTCTTCGCCCCCCTGATCGACCAGTTGAAAATCTATCTGGATCAGAGCCTTCGCCTGCTGCCGCAAATCCTGCTCGCAGGTTTTGTCCTGTTTCTGGCTTGGCTGATTTCTCTCGGCGTCAAGCGATCACTGGTTGCTGTGCTGACCACCAGCAAGATGCGCCCGGCGCTGGTACAGGTAATCCGGATGCTCTCCGGCATTGCCATCATGATTTTCGGCCTGCTGCTCGCGATCACCATAGCGTTTCCATCGGTCACCCCGGCGAAAATGCTGGGCGCCATCGGTCTCGGTGGTGTGGCCATCGGTCTGGCATTCCGGGAAACGCTCGAGAACTTTATCTCTGGCGTCATGATCATGGTGCGCAAGCCAATGCGGATCGGTGACCTGATCGAGGTGGACGATGTCAGCGGTCGGATCGAACAGATCACCATGCGCGACACCTATGTGCGCAAGTTGAGCAATGAGCTTATCCTCATGCCCAATGCCAAAATCTACAAGAACGCGGTCGAAATCATCACCGATCTCGCCGAACGCCGCCACCAACTGATCGTCGGCGTTGCCTATGGTGAGGATGCCGCTCGTGCCCGCGATGTGATTGAAGAGGCCGTCCGCTCGGTCAAAAGCATCAATACCAATCGGGGTGTCGAGGTCTATGCCCGGGAGTTCAACTCCTCATCCATCGACTTCACCGTCCGCTGGTGGGCCGGTTCCGAAGAACGCGACATGCACCGCACCCGCTCGGATATCGTGATCGCGATCAAGCAGGCGCTTGATGATGCCGGTATCGAGATCCCGTTCCCGTATCGCACCCTCACCTTCAAGGGCGATGTACCGATTGCCGGTCTCGGCGACACCGATACGGGTTCAGAAGACTAG
- a CDS encoding pyruvate, phosphate dikinase, whose translation MWRMRKSGRTVWPCWRPVPAPIIKSPISRKLRDNKTMSAIASAASDTTTQTGEPGKWVYPFGDGKADGAATMKNLLGGKGANLAEMSSLGLPVPPGFTIPTDCCTYYYNNNKNLPPELEAQMAEALAKVEALVDAKFGDSDNPLLVSVRSGARVSMPGMMDTVLNLGLNDVSVEGLAKRSGDARFAYDSYRRFITMYSDVVLGIDHYEFEDLLDGLKRDRDYNLDTELTADDWKELLPEYKKVVERNLGQPFPQDVQEQLMGAVKAVFQSWDTPRAKTYRRLHDIPEAWGTAVNVQAMVFGNMGNDCATGVAFTRDPSTGENEFYGEYLVNAQGEDVVAGIRTPQHLTVRGREKQNSDLPSMEEVMPEVFQQLCEVRENLEKHYRDMQDIEFTVQSGKLFMLQTRSGKRTAPAALKIAIDMAKEGLISEEEAVLRVDPASLDQLLHPTLDPDAEKTILSKGLPASPGAASGVIALSSEEVERLAKDGKPAILVRIETSPEDIHGMHAARGILTTRGGMTSHAAVVARGMGRACVAGAGDLRIDYKARTLIVRNVTLKEGDVITIDGGTGEVMLGEIPTKQPELSGDFATLMGWADKNRRMKVRTNAETPADARTAIKFGAEGIGLCRTEHMFFEADRILTVREMILAGDAKGRRDALSRLEPMQRQDFVELFQIMRGKPVTIRLLDPPLHEFLPHQEHEIAEVAKALKTDAGDVHHRVLQLSESNPMLGHRGCRLGISYPEIYEMQARAIIEAAIEVQQESGETVIPEIMIPLVGTEKELAILKDLVDQVAKAAASKTGVTLEYLVGTMIELPRAALCADKIANSAQFFSFGTNDLTQTTFGISRDDAGSFLPLYQDKGIVERDPFVSLDRDGVGQLVAIGCEKGRATRPEIKLGICGEHGGDPSSITFCEETGLDYVSCSPYRVPIARLAAAQASLNKKS comes from the coding sequence ATGTGGAGGATGAGAAAGTCCGGGCGAACCGTCTGGCCCTGCTGGAGGCCTGTTCCAGCTCCTATCATCAAATCGCCGATTTCTCGAAAATTGAGGGATAATAAGACCATGAGTGCGATCGCATCTGCTGCTTCTGACACGACAACCCAGACCGGTGAGCCGGGCAAATGGGTTTATCCCTTCGGTGATGGCAAGGCCGATGGCGCCGCCACGATGAAGAACCTGCTGGGTGGCAAGGGTGCCAATCTGGCGGAGATGTCTTCCCTTGGTCTGCCGGTGCCGCCGGGCTTCACGATCCCAACCGATTGCTGCACCTATTATTACAACAATAACAAAAACTTGCCGCCTGAACTTGAAGCGCAAATGGCCGAGGCGCTGGCCAAGGTCGAGGCGCTGGTTGATGCCAAGTTCGGCGACAGCGACAACCCGCTGCTGGTGTCGGTCCGCTCCGGTGCCCGTGTCTCCATGCCCGGCATGATGGATACGGTTCTGAACCTCGGTCTGAACGATGTGTCGGTTGAGGGGCTGGCCAAGCGGTCTGGCGATGCCCGTTTCGCCTATGACAGCTACCGCCGCTTCATCACCATGTATTCCGACGTGGTGCTCGGCATTGATCATTATGAGTTCGAGGACCTGCTCGACGGCCTGAAGCGTGACCGGGATTACAATCTCGACACCGAACTGACCGCTGATGACTGGAAGGAATTGCTGCCGGAATACAAGAAGGTGGTGGAACGCAATCTCGGCCAGCCATTCCCGCAGGATGTGCAGGAGCAGCTGATGGGCGCGGTGAAGGCCGTGTTCCAGTCCTGGGATACCCCACGGGCCAAAACCTATCGCCGCCTGCATGATATCCCGGAAGCATGGGGCACTGCGGTCAATGTTCAGGCCATGGTGTTCGGCAATATGGGGAATGATTGCGCCACCGGCGTTGCCTTCACCCGCGACCCGTCCACCGGCGAGAACGAGTTTTATGGCGAATACCTCGTCAATGCACAGGGCGAGGACGTGGTTGCCGGTATCCGTACCCCGCAGCACCTGACCGTACGGGGCCGCGAGAAACAGAATTCCGACCTGCCATCCATGGAAGAGGTGATGCCGGAGGTGTTCCAGCAGCTCTGTGAGGTGCGTGAGAACCTCGAGAAGCATTACCGCGATATGCAGGATATCGAGTTCACGGTGCAGAGCGGCAAGCTGTTCATGCTGCAGACCCGTAGCGGCAAGCGCACCGCACCGGCAGCGCTCAAGATCGCCATCGACATGGCGAAAGAGGGGCTGATTAGCGAGGAAGAGGCTGTCCTGCGCGTCGATCCGGCGTCGCTTGACCAGCTGCTGCACCCGACCCTTGATCCCGATGCGGAAAAAACCATCCTTTCCAAGGGTTTGCCCGCGTCTCCTGGCGCAGCTTCCGGCGTTATTGCCCTGTCTTCCGAGGAAGTCGAGCGCCTCGCCAAGGATGGCAAACCGGCCATTCTGGTGCGCATTGAAACCAGCCCTGAAGATATCCACGGCATGCACGCCGCGCGCGGTATCCTGACCACCCGTGGCGGCATGACCAGCCACGCGGCGGTTGTCGCCCGTGGCATGGGCCGGGCCTGTGTCGCCGGTGCCGGTGATCTCCGCATCGACTACAAGGCGCGTACCCTGATCGTGCGCAATGTCACCCTCAAGGAAGGCGACGTCATCACCATTGATGGCGGTACCGGTGAGGTGATGCTCGGTGAGATTCCGACCAAACAGCCTGAGCTGTCCGGCGATTTCGCAACCCTCATGGGCTGGGCGGACAAGAACCGCCGCATGAAGGTGCGCACCAATGCAGAAACCCCGGCCGATGCCCGCACCGCGATCAAGTTCGGTGCCGAGGGGATTGGTCTCTGCCGTACCGAGCATATGTTCTTCGAGGCTGACCGCATCCTGACCGTCCGGGAAATGATCCTGGCGGGTGATGCCAAAGGGCGTCGCGATGCCCTGTCGCGTCTTGAGCCGATGCAGCGTCAGGACTTTGTCGAGCTGTTCCAGATCATGCGCGGCAAGCCGGTCACCATCCGTCTGCTCGATCCACCGCTGCACGAGTTTCTGCCGCATCAGGAGCATGAGATTGCGGAAGTGGCCAAGGCGCTCAAGACCGATGCCGGTGATGTGCATCACCGGGTACTGCAGCTGTCCGAAAGCAACCCGATGCTCGGCCATCGTGGCTGCCGTCTCGGCATTTCCTACCCGGAAATCTATGAGATGCAGGCCCGTGCCATCATCGAGGCGGCCATTGAGGTCCAGCAGGAGAGCGGCGAGACCGTCATTCCTGAAATCATGATCCCGCTGGTCGGGACCGAGAAGGAACTGGCGATCCTCAAGGATCTGGTCGATCAGGTGGCCAAGGCGGCTGCCAGCAAGACCGGTGTTACCCTCGAGTATCTCGTCGGCACCATGATCGAGTTGCCACGGGCGGCCCTGTGCGCGGACAAGATTGCCAACAGCGCCCAGTTCTTCAGCTTTGGTACCAATGACCTGACCCAAACCACCTTCGGCATCAGCCGGGATGACGCAGGCTCGTTCCTGCCGCTCTATCAGGACAAGGGCATCGTCGAGCGTGATCCGTTCGTCAGCCTCGACCGTGATGGTGTTGGCCAACTGGTTGCCATCGGTTGCGAGAAGGGCCGTGCCACCCGCCCGGAAATCAAGCTCGGCATCTGTGGTGAACATGGCGGTGATCCGTCTTCCATCACGTTCTGTGAGGAAACCGGCCTTGATTACGTTTCCTGCTCGCCATACCGGGTGCCGATCGCACGGCTGGCAGCGGCACAGGCAAGCCTGAACAAAAAATCTTAA